In the Salvelinus fontinalis isolate EN_2023a chromosome 34, ASM2944872v1, whole genome shotgun sequence genome, one interval contains:
- the LOC129833518 gene encoding zinc-binding protein A33 isoform X1: MSSSVCLPEEDLSCPVCCDIFRDPVLLPCSHSFCKTCLQCYWNTSTLRQCPVCRRRASKRTPPSNLALKNLCEALQQGRIQSSAEGNSVLCSLHGERLRFFCLVDKQPVCVVCQASKIHKNHDCVPTEKAAQDCKDELNVALKTLQDTLDSLIRLKGTSEEMLEPIKNQALETERQIKDLFVELHQFLYDEEAARLAALKEEEEEKIGLMNSTVTKAAAGMLYLKETITVITQEMTDAEDMTLLQNFKATIERAQCTGQGPETISGALIDVAKHLCNLKYRVWKKVLLHVEYTPVTLDPNTAHPCLFLSHDLTSLQYTSKPHRLPDNPERFHMSAEVLGMTGLSSGSHCWVVDTGCNNDWILGVACTSVTRNAEVQARPENGFWTMCLRDREYRAMTSPPTAMTVTEKLKRVRVQLDWDKGQVSFFDPADDDTPLYSFSHKFTEKVFPYFYTQSKHPLRILPERTCVTVQQSGAGHPCTVPD; this comes from the exons ATGTCATCCAGTGTGTGTCTCCCAGAGGAGGatctctcctgtcctgtgtgCTGTGACATCTTCAGGGACCCTGTCCTCCTACCATGTAGCCACAGCTTTTGTAAGACCTGCCTACAATGCTACTGGAACACCTCAACCCTCAGACAGTGCCCTGTCTGCAGGAGAAGAGCTTCCAAGCGCACCCCTCCCTCCAACCTGGCTCTGAAGAACCTCTGTGAAGCTTTGCAACAGGGCAGGATTCAGAGCTCAGCGGAGGGGAACAGTGTGCTTTGTAGTCTACATGGAGAGAGACTCAGATTCTTCTGTCTGGTGGACAAGCAGCCTGTCTGTGTAGTGTGCCAAGCCTCGAAAATACACAAGAACCATGACTGCGTACCCACAGAGAAGGCAGCACAGGATTGCAAG GATGAGCTCAACGTAGCACTGAAAACCTTACAGGATACTCTGGACTCCCTCATTAGACTGAAGGGAACCTCTGAAGAGATGCTCGAGCCCATTAAG AATCAggccctggagacagagaggcagataaAGGATCTGTTTGTGGAACTCCACCAGTTCCTGTATGATGAAGAGGCAGCGAGGCTAGCTGCtctgaaggaggaggaagaggagaagatagGGCTGATGAACAGTACGGTGACAAAGGCTGCAGCAGGGATGCTATACCTCAAAGAGACTATAACAGTCATAACACAGGAGATGACAGATGCTGAAGACATGACATTGCTCCAG AATTTTAAAGCCACTATAGAGAG AGCCCAGTGCACAGGGCAGGGTCCAGAGACAATTTCAGGGGCGCTGATTGATGTGGCCAAGCACCTCTGTAATCTCAAGTACAGAGTCTGGAAGAAAGTGCTTCTGCATGTTGAATACA CTCCTGTGACCTTGGACCCAAACACAGCCCACCCCTGCCTCTTCCTGTCACATGACCTCACGTCCCTTCAGTACACCAGCAAGCCTCACCGTCTCCCTGACAACCCTGAGCGCTTCCACATGAGTGCAGAGGTCCTGGGCATGACCGGGCTTAGCTCAGGAAGCCACTGCTGGGTAGTGGATACAGGATGTAACAACGACTGGATTCTGGGCGTGGCCTGTACGTCTGTCACCAGGAATGCGGAGGTCCAGGCCCGGCCGGAGAACGGGTTTTGGACCATGTGTCTGCGAGACAGGGAGTACAGAGCGATGACCTCACCACCAACAGCCATGACAGTCACAGAGAAACTCAAGAGGGTCAGAGTGCAGCTGGACTGGGACAAGGGCCAAGTGTCTTTCTTTGACCCTGCTGATGACGATACACCCCTTTACTCTTTCTCACACAAGTTCACAGAGAAAGTGTTTCCGTATTTTTATACGCAAAGCAAACACCCTCTGAGAATCCTACCTGAGAGGACGTGTGTTACAGTGCAACAGAGTGGGGCAGGACATCCTTGTACAGTACCCGACTGA
- the LOC129833518 gene encoding zinc-binding protein A33 isoform X2: MSSSVCLPEEDLSCPVCCDIFRDPVLLPCSHSFCKTCLQCYWNTSTLRQCPVCRRRASKRTPPSNLALKNLCEALQQGRIQSSAEGNSVLCSLHGERLRFFCLVDKQPVCVVCQASKIHKNHDCVPTEKAAQDCKDTLDSLIRLKGTSEEMLEPIKNQALETERQIKDLFVELHQFLYDEEAARLAALKEEEEEKIGLMNSTVTKAAAGMLYLKETITVITQEMTDAEDMTLLQNFKATIERAQCTGQGPETISGALIDVAKHLCNLKYRVWKKVLLHVEYTPVTLDPNTAHPCLFLSHDLTSLQYTSKPHRLPDNPERFHMSAEVLGMTGLSSGSHCWVVDTGCNNDWILGVACTSVTRNAEVQARPENGFWTMCLRDREYRAMTSPPTAMTVTEKLKRVRVQLDWDKGQVSFFDPADDDTPLYSFSHKFTEKVFPYFYTQSKHPLRILPERTCVTVQQSGAGHPCTVPD; the protein is encoded by the exons ATGTCATCCAGTGTGTGTCTCCCAGAGGAGGatctctcctgtcctgtgtgCTGTGACATCTTCAGGGACCCTGTCCTCCTACCATGTAGCCACAGCTTTTGTAAGACCTGCCTACAATGCTACTGGAACACCTCAACCCTCAGACAGTGCCCTGTCTGCAGGAGAAGAGCTTCCAAGCGCACCCCTCCCTCCAACCTGGCTCTGAAGAACCTCTGTGAAGCTTTGCAACAGGGCAGGATTCAGAGCTCAGCGGAGGGGAACAGTGTGCTTTGTAGTCTACATGGAGAGAGACTCAGATTCTTCTGTCTGGTGGACAAGCAGCCTGTCTGTGTAGTGTGCCAAGCCTCGAAAATACACAAGAACCATGACTGCGTACCCACAGAGAAGGCAGCACAGGATTGCAAG GATACTCTGGACTCCCTCATTAGACTGAAGGGAACCTCTGAAGAGATGCTCGAGCCCATTAAG AATCAggccctggagacagagaggcagataaAGGATCTGTTTGTGGAACTCCACCAGTTCCTGTATGATGAAGAGGCAGCGAGGCTAGCTGCtctgaaggaggaggaagaggagaagatagGGCTGATGAACAGTACGGTGACAAAGGCTGCAGCAGGGATGCTATACCTCAAAGAGACTATAACAGTCATAACACAGGAGATGACAGATGCTGAAGACATGACATTGCTCCAG AATTTTAAAGCCACTATAGAGAG AGCCCAGTGCACAGGGCAGGGTCCAGAGACAATTTCAGGGGCGCTGATTGATGTGGCCAAGCACCTCTGTAATCTCAAGTACAGAGTCTGGAAGAAAGTGCTTCTGCATGTTGAATACA CTCCTGTGACCTTGGACCCAAACACAGCCCACCCCTGCCTCTTCCTGTCACATGACCTCACGTCCCTTCAGTACACCAGCAAGCCTCACCGTCTCCCTGACAACCCTGAGCGCTTCCACATGAGTGCAGAGGTCCTGGGCATGACCGGGCTTAGCTCAGGAAGCCACTGCTGGGTAGTGGATACAGGATGTAACAACGACTGGATTCTGGGCGTGGCCTGTACGTCTGTCACCAGGAATGCGGAGGTCCAGGCCCGGCCGGAGAACGGGTTTTGGACCATGTGTCTGCGAGACAGGGAGTACAGAGCGATGACCTCACCACCAACAGCCATGACAGTCACAGAGAAACTCAAGAGGGTCAGAGTGCAGCTGGACTGGGACAAGGGCCAAGTGTCTTTCTTTGACCCTGCTGATGACGATACACCCCTTTACTCTTTCTCACACAAGTTCACAGAGAAAGTGTTTCCGTATTTTTATACGCAAAGCAAACACCCTCTGAGAATCCTACCTGAGAGGACGTGTGTTACAGTGCAACAGAGTGGGGCAGGACATCCTTGTACAGTACCCGACTGA
- the LOC129833517 gene encoding RNA polymerase I-specific transcription initiation factor RRN3-like — MEIEGRDFMNTPPLKTVRFGGNVVATLAKFKQGDTSDYELLKHQLADPDIKDAQIINWLQEFRNCVTQLSKDHEQLIYVALRLPWLGRSPAVVEEYLAFLSNLVSAQTVYLRACLKMVVSNFIPKRVKICEGGVDISDSDDDDENLPRSFDQCHQALQLIGRYVPSTSRFLVPILIENFPFVQKSSRTLECYVHNLLRVAVYIPSLRRDVLELIISRMLKLDVSAPRGEIEEVEENAVQQEMKGEQEEEGLFDMDEDVCSVKSSPAGTNVMAHPVAERLDTLMVVLLAFIKDMCHVNGCLDVERTKDLYKDLVCVFDKLILPTHASCHVQYALFYLCSFRLALAEAFLEHLWRLLQSPSHPAVLRQSAAGYMGSFLARANFLPVATVRACLDLLVPWLHLYIDSQDSGSRAYCDITLHGPFYNACQAVFYTLIFRHRSILEGDMKKGLAYLQGLNLERIVMCQLNPLKVCLPAVTNMFAAITRKYQLVFCYTIIERNNRHVLPVVRSSVGGDCVSTNTNPLDSFFPFDPYVLKRSSKLIEPLYQVWEEPADTVTTKRVRQCSDADEDDFLRGETPETKMGMTPGSYESHLHSPSSVGSPPISFLQRPF, encoded by the exons ATGGAGATTGAGGGGAGAGATTTCATGAACACTCCCCCCTTGAAGACTGTGCGGTTTGGGGGCAATGTTGTTGCCACGTTAGCGAAATTCAAACAG GGAGACACCAGTGACTATGAGTTGTTGAAACATCAGCTGGCAGATCCAGATATCAAG GATGCCCAAATCATCAACTGGCTGCAGGAGTTCCGGAATTGTGTGACACAACTCAGCAAAGACCATGAGCAGCTGATCTATGTGGCTCTG AGGCTGCCGTGGCTGGGTCGAAGCCCTGCCGTAGTGGAGGAGTATCTGGCCTTCCTCAGTAACCTGGTATCTGCTCAGACGGTCTACCTCCGGGCCTGCCTCAAGATGGTGGTCTCCAACTTCATACCCA AGAGAGTGAAGATCTGTGAGGGAGGAGTGGACATCTCTGACTCGGATGATGACGATGAAA ACCTTCCAAGAAGTTTTGACCAGTGTCATCAGGCCCTGCAGCTGATTGGCAGATATGTCCCATC CACCAGCCGTTTCCTGGTGCCCATTCTGATTGAAAACTTTCCCTTTGTGCAGAAATCTTCCAGAACCCTG gaGTGTTATGTCCATAACCTTCTGCGGGTGGCGGTGTACATCCCCTCTCTACGACGAGACGTCCTGGAACTCATCATCAGTAGGATGCTCAAACTGgac GTGAGTGCTCCtcggggagagatagaggaggtggaggagaacgCTGTGCAGCAGGAGATGAAAGGAGAGCAGGAAGAGGAGGGCCTCTTTGACATG GATGAGGATGTGTGTTCAGTGAAGTCCAGTCCAGCAGGGACCAATGTGATGGCCCACCCTGTCGCTGAGAGACTGGACACTCTCATGGTTGTGCTGCTGGCCTTCATCAAGGACATGTGCCACGTCAACG GTTGTCTGGATGTGGAGCGGACTAAGGATCTATACAAggacctggtgtgtgtgtttgataaaCTTATCCTACCTACACACGCCTCCTGTCACGTCCAATACGCCCTCTTCTACCTCTGCAGCTTCAGACTG GCTCTGGCAGAGGCGTTTCTGGAACACCTGTGGAGGTTACTGCAGAGCCCGTCTCACCCGGCAGTACTGCGCCAATCTGCCGCTGGCTACATGGGTAGCTTCCTGGCCCGTGCCAACTTCCTGCCCGTCGC TACGGTGCGTGCGTGTCTGGACCTGCTGGTCCCCTGGCTCCACCTATACATAGACAGCCAGGACTCCGGCTCCCGGGCCTACTGTGACATCACGCTACACGGGCCCTTCTACAACGCCTGCCAGGCTGTCTTCTACACACTCATCTTCAGACACAGGAGCATCCTGGAGGGCGACATGAAGAAAG GGCTGGCGTACCTGCAGGGTCTGAACCTAGAGAGGATAGTGATGTGTCAGCTCAACCCTCTGAaggtctgcctgcctgccgtcacCAACATGTTTGCTGCCATCACCAG aAAGTACCAGTTGGTGTTCTGCTACACCATCATCGAGAGGAACAACCGCCATGTTCTCCCCGTGGTCCGCAGCTCCGTGGGGGGCGACTGTGtgtccaccaacaccaacccCCTGGACAGTTTCTTCCCCTTCGACCCCTACGTGCTCAAGAG GTCAAGTAAACTCATCGAGCCCCTCTACCAGGTGTGGGAGGAGCCAGCAGACACCGTCACCACCAAGAGAGTCAGACAG tgctcGGATGCAGATGAGGATGACTTCCTGCGAGGGGAGACGCCGGAGACAAAGATGGGTATGACCCCTGGCTCGTATGAGTCACACCTCCACAGCCCTAGCAGTGTGGGCTCACCGCCCATCTCCTTCCTACAGAGACCCTTCTGA